A stretch of the Glutamicibacter sp. JL.03c genome encodes the following:
- a CDS encoding isochorismate synthase MenF produces MSADSPVLSASAHQLSAPSLTSVTFEYVDAPPSLLDDSLRHRSLVWTRNGHGLVGFGTAARLHTHGEERFARARAWFAQVIENAAITDPLHRPGTGLVSFGSFAFSFTSVFESRMIIPQLVIGRDEHTAWITLTGTAEELEGATFEQALARANAAMDDAAITESGAGSIKLTSGQLTAGSYVQAVHKALGHFEERGISKLVLARDVLAHSSTPIDLSKVVHALTERYGNCWTYSVDGLVGATPEMLVRVTDGLAEARVLAGTLDRAAAGADEPGFAQHHLFEDPKQRNEHQLAIDSLTDSLNPISHGMSAPEEPFILQLPNVWHLASDVRAQLRADASGALPSALDVAEIFHPTAAVCGTPTKKAGVLLRELEGMDRGPYAGPVGWVDSRGDGEFGIALRGGILEDEKLMRLYAGCGIVPGSVPEDELAESWAKMRPMRQALGAE; encoded by the coding sequence ATGTCTGCAGATTCGCCCGTCCTCAGCGCCAGCGCCCATCAGCTCTCGGCTCCTAGCCTCACCAGTGTCACCTTTGAATATGTTGATGCTCCCCCGAGCTTGCTTGACGACTCATTGCGTCACCGAAGCCTCGTCTGGACCCGCAACGGGCATGGCCTAGTTGGATTCGGCACGGCCGCGCGCCTGCACACCCACGGCGAGGAACGCTTCGCCCGTGCCCGCGCCTGGTTTGCACAGGTCATCGAGAACGCCGCGATCACGGATCCGCTCCATCGCCCTGGCACCGGGTTGGTCAGCTTCGGCTCCTTTGCTTTCTCCTTCACCAGCGTCTTCGAATCGCGCATGATCATTCCGCAGCTGGTCATCGGCCGCGATGAGCACACCGCCTGGATAACGCTCACCGGCACCGCCGAAGAACTCGAAGGCGCCACCTTCGAGCAGGCCCTCGCCCGCGCGAACGCCGCCATGGACGATGCCGCTATCACCGAGAGCGGTGCGGGAAGCATCAAGCTCACCAGCGGTCAGCTGACCGCGGGCTCCTACGTCCAGGCGGTCCACAAGGCCCTGGGCCATTTCGAAGAGCGCGGCATTTCGAAACTGGTGCTGGCCCGCGATGTGCTCGCCCACAGCAGCACGCCGATCGATCTATCCAAGGTCGTCCACGCGCTGACCGAACGCTATGGCAATTGCTGGACCTACAGCGTTGACGGGCTGGTCGGCGCTACCCCGGAGATGCTGGTGCGTGTCACCGATGGCCTGGCCGAAGCCCGCGTTTTGGCCGGCACCTTGGACCGCGCTGCGGCCGGGGCGGATGAGCCGGGCTTCGCCCAGCATCATCTTTTCGAAGACCCCAAGCAGCGCAACGAGCATCAGCTGGCCATTGATTCGCTGACCGACTCGCTGAATCCGATTTCCCATGGCATGAGCGCTCCGGAAGAGCCGTTCATCTTGCAGCTGCCCAATGTGTGGCATCTGGCCAGCGACGTGCGAGCCCAGCTGCGGGCCGATGCCTCCGGAGCATTGCCTTCCGCGCTGGATGTCGCCGAGATCTTCCACCCAACGGCAGCCGTCTGCGGCACTCCGACGAAAAAAGCTGGAGTCCTGCTGCGGGAGCTGGAAGGCATGGATCGCGGCCCCTACGCCGGGCCGGTGGGCTGGGTTGATAGCCGCGGCGACGGCGAATTCGGTATTGCCTTGCGTGGCGGAATCCTGGAAGACGAAAAACTGATGCGCCTGTATGCAGGGTGCGGCATCGTGCCCGGTTCTGTTCCGGAGGATGAGCTGGCCGAGTCATGGGCGAAAATGCGACCCATGCGCCAAGCGCTGGGCGCCGAATAG
- a CDS encoding PucR family transcriptional regulator: MAISLRGLLEHDELDLRPMTEHTHRDDMVITWSAITELLDPSKFLTGREIVLTTGVRQKTKAAQREFVRVLAANDAVALGFGTGLEHATVPEATIIAAREVGLPVFEVPYQVPFAAITRLIAEAMNADHLKRVENLLKSHQKLARSLLSSDLDSMLDELSRMLGTEVALSLHGEVISGDYDPERSWHELPVATGLRDKCILHLAEPYVHDPVVDYAQSLIGLEMANKSRLRASQRQANGQVLADLAAGTLVGADAAGRLGALGLNPQREHSVILVQASSQADRLQTLPLPADLSSQVSAMMEGRLAVIVAHSKVQLSIKHLDEYLEAAGIPARVGYGGRYSNTTGIRWSYFEALESLRHGERINVPTKLSLTSLLLAARDVPLQDLAAEALGPLQDFDATHDSDLLLTLREYLNRDGSVGTVAEALGLHRNTVRYRMQQISELSGYDPNVTSDRVQLWIALSALELG, encoded by the coding sequence GGACGCGAAATCGTCTTGACCACCGGTGTGCGCCAGAAAACGAAGGCCGCCCAGCGTGAGTTCGTGCGCGTGTTGGCCGCCAATGATGCGGTAGCCCTCGGATTCGGCACCGGCTTGGAACACGCTACGGTCCCCGAAGCCACGATCATCGCCGCCCGCGAAGTAGGGCTTCCGGTATTCGAAGTCCCCTACCAGGTTCCTTTCGCTGCCATTACCCGGCTGATCGCCGAAGCCATGAACGCCGATCACCTCAAGCGCGTGGAGAACCTGCTCAAATCCCACCAGAAGCTGGCCCGGTCCCTGCTCTCCTCCGACCTCGACAGCATGCTCGATGAACTTTCCCGGATGCTCGGCACCGAGGTGGCACTGAGCCTTCACGGCGAAGTGATCAGCGGCGACTACGACCCGGAGCGCAGCTGGCACGAGCTGCCGGTAGCCACCGGCCTGCGCGATAAGTGCATCCTGCACCTGGCTGAACCCTATGTCCATGACCCTGTGGTGGATTATGCCCAATCCCTCATCGGCTTGGAGATGGCCAATAAATCCCGGCTGCGCGCCTCGCAGCGCCAGGCCAACGGGCAGGTCCTGGCCGACCTCGCTGCCGGGACGCTTGTGGGCGCCGATGCCGCCGGACGCCTTGGCGCCTTGGGCCTGAACCCGCAGCGCGAGCACTCGGTGATCCTGGTGCAGGCCTCCTCCCAGGCCGATCGGCTGCAGACTCTGCCCTTGCCTGCGGATCTTTCCTCGCAGGTCTCGGCAATGATGGAAGGCCGTTTGGCGGTCATTGTCGCGCATAGCAAGGTGCAGTTGTCCATCAAGCACCTCGATGAGTATCTGGAAGCCGCCGGGATCCCGGCCCGGGTGGGCTACGGTGGCCGCTACTCGAATACCACGGGAATCCGCTGGAGCTACTTTGAGGCCCTTGAATCCCTGCGCCATGGCGAACGGATCAATGTCCCCACCAAGCTCTCCCTCACGTCGCTGCTCTTGGCGGCACGCGATGTGCCGCTGCAAGACCTTGCAGCCGAGGCCCTGGGCCCGCTTCAGGATTTCGATGCCACTCACGATTCCGACCTTCTGCTGACCCTGCGCGAATACCTCAATCGCGACGGATCAGTCGGCACCGTGGCCGAAGCGCTGGGCTTGCACCGCAATACCGTGCGCTATCGCATGCAGCAGATTTCGGAGCTTTCGGGCTACGACCCGAATGTGACAAGCGACCGAGTCCAGCTGTGGATCGCGTTGAGCGCACTTGAGCTTGGCTAA
- a CDS encoding ABC transporter substrate-binding protein, translating to MRSPKKKFAASIALSSVAVLAMTACGSSSGSSSESEGASFPLNEGKLTICSDIPYEPFEFVKDGENVGFDMDVAAEIAKDAKLDLNVIDASFDSIESGLFSTQCDIAISSISITDARKEKMDFSTPYMDDDLVLIAKNGSGITDLESAKDKKVGVQQATTGEKYGKENGLENLVGFEDAGLQTQALLANQVEAVLGNQSVLGYAVKDKSDYKAVANFKTGEQLGVAVPKDQADTLELVNGTLKRLTDAGTMEELTVKWFGEK from the coding sequence ATGCGTAGCCCCAAGAAAAAATTCGCCGCTTCCATCGCGCTCAGCTCCGTAGCAGTTCTTGCCATGACCGCCTGCGGTTCCAGCAGCGGCTCCAGCTCAGAGTCCGAAGGCGCTTCCTTCCCGCTCAACGAGGGCAAGCTGACCATCTGCTCGGACATCCCTTATGAGCCCTTCGAATTCGTCAAGGACGGCGAGAACGTAGGCTTCGACATGGACGTCGCTGCAGAAATCGCCAAGGACGCCAAGCTGGATCTGAACGTCATCGATGCCAGCTTCGACTCCATCGAATCGGGACTGTTCAGCACCCAGTGCGACATCGCCATCTCTTCGATCTCCATCACCGATGCACGCAAGGAGAAGATGGACTTCTCCACCCCTTACATGGATGATGACCTGGTTCTGATTGCGAAGAACGGTTCGGGCATCACCGATCTTGAATCCGCCAAGGACAAGAAGGTCGGCGTCCAGCAGGCCACCACCGGTGAAAAGTACGGCAAGGAAAACGGCTTGGAGAACCTGGTCGGTTTCGAAGATGCCGGTCTGCAGACCCAGGCCCTGCTGGCCAACCAGGTTGAAGCAGTTTTGGGCAACCAGTCGGTGCTCGGCTACGCGGTGAAGGACAAGTCAGACTACAAGGCTGTCGCTAACTTCAAGACCGGCGAGCAGCTCGGTGTTGCCGTGCCCAAGGACCAGGCTGACACCTTGGAATTGGTCAATGGCACCCTCAAGCGCCTGACCGATGCCGGCACCATGGAAGAGCTGACCGTGAAGTGGTTCGGCGAGAAGTAA
- a CDS encoding HIT family protein, with protein MLHRSHQPAGYQCPFCELVQDLPYSQDNLCAPTDLIYQTELVAAIMACDGFGNYGGHAMIIPTRHLEALYDLDDATGAAIMKETRRVALAMKLAWDPEGTSTRQHNEPAGNQHVWHYHQHVFPRYHDDQLYRQLRHRVSVQDRAVKAAQLRQALFSPEHPEPLQASQIIR; from the coding sequence GTGCTCCACCGATCCCATCAACCGGCCGGCTACCAGTGCCCGTTCTGCGAATTGGTACAGGACCTGCCCTATAGCCAGGACAATCTCTGCGCGCCTACCGATCTGATCTATCAGACCGAATTGGTGGCAGCGATCATGGCCTGTGATGGGTTCGGAAATTACGGTGGGCATGCCATGATCATCCCCACCAGGCATCTGGAAGCGCTCTACGATCTGGATGATGCCACCGGAGCGGCCATCATGAAGGAAACCAGGCGCGTGGCCCTGGCCATGAAACTGGCCTGGGATCCGGAAGGCACCAGCACCCGGCAGCACAACGAGCCGGCCGGGAACCAGCACGTGTGGCATTATCACCAGCATGTGTTCCCCCGTTATCACGATGACCAACTGTACCGGCAGCTGCGCCACCGGGTCTCGGTGCAGGACCGGGCGGTGAAGGCTGCGCAACTGCGTCAGGCGTTGTTCTCCCCAGAGCATCCCGAACCACTGCAGGCTTCACAGATCATCCGCTGA
- a CDS encoding polyprenyl synthetase family protein, with protein sequence MTDSKSNWTAAGHEVSDSIELNPETAALAAAINLPSGFAMLAEDPDFGPAISMGMAKVEKLLRDALANSDPLIDASSRHLVEAGGKRVRPLLVLLTSLLGHGVTDEVIKAAAVVELTHLATLYHDDVMDSAPLRRGAPTAHEVWGNSVAILAGDLIFARASVFGADLGPEAVMWQSRTFERLCLGQLHESIGPRDGDDEIEHHLQVISDKTASLLSTSGAFGARFGGAPQFIEVLREYGEKIGVAFQVADDVIDLASDKVDSGKTPGTDLREGVPTLPILLLRQAAADGDEQAAQAISLVDADLSTDEALAKAVEAVRAHSAVHDAWKAARQWADDAIASLAPLPEGTVKQALISFADAVVTREA encoded by the coding sequence GTGACTGATTCGAAGAGCAACTGGACCGCAGCCGGACATGAAGTGTCGGACTCGATTGAGCTGAATCCTGAAACCGCTGCATTAGCTGCGGCGATCAATCTTCCCTCGGGCTTTGCGATGCTTGCCGAGGACCCGGACTTCGGGCCGGCGATTTCCATGGGCATGGCGAAGGTTGAAAAGCTGCTGCGCGATGCGCTGGCCAATTCCGATCCATTGATCGATGCCTCCAGCAGGCACTTGGTTGAAGCCGGCGGCAAGCGGGTACGCCCGTTGCTGGTGCTGCTCACCTCCTTGCTCGGCCACGGTGTGACCGACGAAGTGATCAAGGCCGCCGCCGTGGTGGAATTGACCCACCTGGCAACCCTGTACCACGATGACGTGATGGATTCGGCTCCACTGCGCCGCGGTGCCCCCACCGCCCATGAGGTCTGGGGCAACTCCGTGGCCATTCTTGCTGGCGACCTGATCTTCGCCCGCGCGTCGGTCTTCGGCGCAGACCTGGGCCCCGAGGCTGTCATGTGGCAGTCGCGGACCTTCGAGCGCCTGTGCCTGGGCCAGCTGCACGAATCCATCGGACCGCGTGATGGCGATGATGAAATCGAGCACCACCTGCAGGTCATCAGCGACAAGACCGCTTCCTTGCTCTCCACCTCGGGCGCTTTCGGAGCCCGCTTCGGTGGCGCGCCGCAATTCATCGAGGTATTGCGCGAATACGGCGAAAAGATAGGCGTTGCCTTCCAGGTTGCCGATGACGTCATCGACCTCGCCTCGGACAAGGTCGACTCGGGCAAGACCCCGGGCACCGACCTGCGCGAGGGCGTTCCAACCCTGCCGATCCTGCTGCTGCGCCAGGCCGCGGCGGACGGGGACGAACAGGCGGCACAGGCCATCTCACTGGTTGATGCCGACCTGTCCACCGACGAGGCGCTGGCCAAGGCCGTGGAAGCAGTGCGCGCCCACTCGGCCGTGCACGACGCGTGGAAGGCCGCGCGCCAGTGGGCCGATGACGCGATCGCATCGCTGGCTCCGCTGCCCGAGGGCACCGTCAAGCAGGCGCTGATTTCCTTTGCCGATGCCGTGGTGACCCGCGAGGCCTAG